The following are encoded in a window of Lichenicola cladoniae genomic DNA:
- a CDS encoding methionine ABC transporter ATP-binding protein produces MDEAPALIRFERVTRRFGGHPAIADISFSVGHGEIVGVIGRSGAGKSTLLRCLAGLERPDEGRIVLDGQDLAQLGEPALRARRRRIGLVFQHFNLLSSRTAAQNIALPLKIAGWTRADRARRTTELLELVGLPDRAGHYPAQLSGGQKQRVGIARALAASPALLLCDEATSALDPETTHSILALLRDINARLGLTIMLITHEMSVVRAVADRVLVLEAGRLVEDVPAARLFAHVEAGSMNEATRSLLRDQRPSLPGFLVDRLTPEPAAGSHAVLELGVGGDAAHLPMIARLATETGIEATLLEGGVTHIGQEPIGALFLAVPSDRADEAEAALRRFGADTTETSLRRLGHVVLPD; encoded by the coding sequence ATGGATGAAGCGCCTGCCCTGATCCGCTTCGAGCGGGTGACACGGCGCTTCGGCGGCCATCCGGCGATCGCGGACATATCGTTCTCGGTCGGGCATGGCGAGATCGTCGGGGTCATCGGCCGGTCCGGCGCCGGCAAGTCGACGCTGCTGCGCTGCCTGGCCGGGCTGGAACGGCCGGACGAAGGCAGGATCGTGCTCGATGGGCAGGACCTGGCGCAGCTCGGCGAACCGGCGCTCCGGGCGCGGCGGCGTCGCATCGGGCTGGTGTTCCAGCACTTCAACCTACTGTCGTCACGGACCGCGGCGCAGAACATCGCGTTGCCGCTCAAGATCGCCGGCTGGACACGGGCCGATCGCGCGCGCCGCACCACGGAGTTGCTGGAGCTGGTCGGGTTGCCGGACCGGGCCGGGCATTATCCGGCGCAACTGTCCGGCGGTCAGAAGCAGCGTGTCGGCATTGCGCGCGCTCTGGCCGCGAGCCCGGCGCTGCTGCTGTGCGACGAGGCGACCTCGGCGCTCGATCCGGAAACCACGCATTCGATCCTGGCGCTGCTGCGCGACATCAACGCGCGGCTCGGCCTGACCATCATGCTGATCACCCACGAGATGAGCGTGGTCAGGGCGGTGGCGGACCGCGTGCTGGTGCTCGAGGCTGGTCGCCTGGTCGAGGATGTTCCGGCGGCGCGCTTGTTCGCCCATGTCGAGGCCGGCAGCATGAACGAGGCTACCCGGAGCCTGCTGCGTGACCAGCGCCCGTCCCTCCCCGGCTTCCTGGTCGATCGGCTGACGCCGGAGCCGGCCGCCGGCAGCCACGCGGTGCTGGAACTGGGGGTCGGCGGCGACGCGGCGCATTTGCCGATGATTGCCCGGCTGGCCACCGAAACCGGGATCGAGGCGACGTTGCTGGAAGGCGGCGTCACCCATATCGGACAGGAGCCGATCGGTGCGTTGTTCCTCGCCGTGCCCTCGGACCGGGCCGACGAGGCCGAGGCGGCCTTGCGCCGGTTCGGCGCCGACACGACGGAAACCTCGTTGCGGAGGCTTGGCCATGTCGTCCTACCTGATTGA
- a CDS encoding methionine ABC transporter permease: MSSYLIDQIALALWQTVEMTLASGVISLLLGLPLAILLVVTASDGLKPMRLVNRVLGGLVNAVRSLPFIVLLVALIPLTRLIAGTSIGTEAAIVPLSLAATPYFARVAEVSLREVDQGLVEAVQAMGGSRLSIIREVLLPEALPGLIAGFTLTLVTLVGASAMAGAIGAGGLGDLAIRYGYQRFETNVMIAVVAILIVLVSALQWAGDRAARHVDRRA; this comes from the coding sequence ATGTCGTCCTACCTGATTGACCAGATCGCGCTGGCACTCTGGCAGACGGTGGAAATGACCCTGGCGTCCGGGGTGATTTCGCTGCTGCTCGGCCTGCCGCTGGCGATCCTGCTGGTGGTGACTGCGTCCGATGGCCTGAAGCCGATGCGGCTGGTCAACCGGGTGCTGGGCGGACTGGTCAATGCGGTCCGGTCGCTGCCGTTCATCGTGCTGCTGGTGGCGTTGATCCCGCTCACACGGCTGATTGCCGGCACATCGATCGGCACCGAGGCGGCGATCGTGCCGCTATCGCTCGCGGCGACACCGTATTTCGCCCGTGTGGCCGAGGTTTCGCTACGGGAGGTGGACCAGGGCCTGGTCGAGGCGGTGCAGGCGATGGGCGGGAGCAGGCTCTCGATCATCCGCGAGGTGCTGCTGCCGGAGGCGTTGCCCGGGCTGATCGCCGGCTTCACGCTGACGCTGGTGACGCTGGTCGGCGCTTCGGCGATGGCGGGCGCGATCGGCGCGGGCGGGCTCGGCGACCTGGCCATCCGCTACGGCTACCAGCGGTTCGAGACCAACGTGATGATCGCCGTGGTGGCAATCCTGATCGTCCTGGTCTCGGCGCTGCAGTGGGCCGGCGACCGGGCGGCGCGCCACGTCGACAGACGTGCCTGA